acagttgcagtacTGTTATCACTGACTAACCACACCCAAATCTCTTCCACATTGCAAAGTAGCTCAGTCTGGACTTTAGCTTGTACTCGAAGTGGTATTGAATAAGACTGTTGGATTGGTAGGCGTTGCATTAACATTTTTGGGCACACTTTATTCTTAACCCCTAACTGGCAGACAGCATGTGGATACTGTGGTGCAAAGCAATAATGGTTACAGTATACTGGATATCTATTCAATTGGAACCTGAGTTACATTAAAGGCCCAAGaaccaaagctttaaaaacaCCACTCATTAGCATAAGAACTTTCTGGTGAATCCCTCATCATTTTGCATTTTGCATGTTTGGCAGTCAGTCAGACTTAATAGATATTTAAACTTGATTTTCCAACTGTGTCATTTTTTAATGGTAGAAATGTCAGGGTTAAAACCACATGAGCCTTAAAAATGGTGTAATGCATTCCTATAGAACTCATACTCGCAAATGTTGCCATACTCATTATAGATAGAAGTTTATACACAGTTCTTGGCACACCCTAGTAATTTTGCAATAATTCCCTAATACTGCCCTTTTCTAGTGTTAGTTAATGACaattaaaaagttatatttaaagGCCACATAACACAGACTACAATTTTAATACACAACTTGTGAGAATGAATTCTGTGTTTTTGTAGGGAAGTGGAAAGGAATGCCTGGGTGTTAATCCATATCAATTGAGCCAGTCGATTCCCAGTATATGACTGTTCCTGGAAATGTTGGGAGACCTTTACCCAACCTTCTCTCACATGTTTTTCAGTGTGCTCTTTTACAGTACTAGAACCACAGTTTATCTCTGGCAGAAAGTGTCATGAAGATAACACACTTTTCTTCAGAAGAAGCCAGGGTGTGCACTGACCTTGTGTGCACACGATACCTTACAGTGTGTCTGGCTTCATTTTATTTGGAATGGCAAATGGCAGTGGAAGCCAACGTCAAATAAAGttacaaaagtacaaaaacagcatgtgacggggtacacctttggctgcatggtgagtgttcaggagtggagaatgggagtaaGGGAGAGAGGAAGTGAAATAACAATTagaataaaacaattgctactcgtgctggaactaccagcacgatacttgtagttattgtttgtttgttttggccctcgtgccttttgctttgtgtggttttgttttgtttaaatcttttatttaataaaagaaaacaagggcACTTGCGTCTCGCCCTGTAGTACTTGCCTgtgttgtggtttcatttcctggcctgacgtcaccacccaagcTATCCTGTCACAAAGCACCATCAAATAAATAggccattctctctctctctctctctctctctctctctctctctctctctctctctctctctctctctctctctctctctctctctctctctctctctctctctccctctctctctctctctctctctctctctctcaggacttTGCATAAATGATGTGACGGGACTATAAaaaggtgtgcttgtgtgagtgtgTTCTCCAGACAGATAAGTAATGAAAAGCCATGACATACGGTATTTCTGTCATGGGCAGATGTGGcaataacataaaatactgtatgtcatgGCCTTTAATGATATATCTTGTTTATACCAAGAATGCatcaataatatactgtatatacatatttacatGCCTTTGCAGGGAACAAAATGTGACATCTCTGACTCGGTGCCTGCATGTGTGTAGCTTAATTAGTTTATGAAGggatgtattaaaaataaattgtacattttCTCTGTCCCTCGTCACTCTCGccaattacaaatgttttttgacagtgacaaagaaaaaatcagcccagtagtcactagtgacgactgcttctgttttgtataatttgtcTCCAGGTAGAATGTATGTATTTTCTGAAACAGGTTGTGTGTGTAGTActgtagtgactacatcttccTTACAGGGAGAGGAAAGCTAACTGCTTTGTTCAATGAATGTATCACTAGAATTTTTGTCTGATATTCATGATGTACAGTAATTGAGATGgtttaacaatggtaatgaaaatGAATACGGCCCACATTCAAATGCACATAGCCAAGCGCTTCCCTCAGTAGTTTTTCCTTTATAACTTCAAACTAAATCACGATATTACGATGGAATCAATGTTATTCCCGTGGGTTAGTCATTGCTTAGGTTCTGACAACCCTACAGGACCAGCAACATGTCTTTAATCACCTTTCACTTGATTTGGCACTTAGACTATAACATATAAACAACAAATGAATGCTATAATATTTCAACCATGTTTTTTTatgctacattttttaattgcACTGGATAAATAAGAgacaagtgtgtttttgttgaaaAGTTATCAACTTAATAATCACAAACAAAAGTCTTTCTGAACACTACAGTATGTAACCAGTAGGATTCTCAATGAAACAGGGCTGCTTTATATCCATTGTAATATATATAGTTCATTTTGTAATTTACTTTCTTGCTTTGCATTCCAGCTGTAAACAATGAACACCTCATCGATGGAATCTGCATCGCTACTCTCCAACCAATCGAACGAGAGCTGCAGCAGGGAGCCAGCTCTGGAGAACATCCTGTTTGCTGGCTTCTACCTTGTTGTTTTCCTATTGGCTCTGATTGGGAATGGGCTTGCTCTCTTGGTGTTTTCTCGGCAGCGAGGACCTGCGTCTCCTGCAAACGTCTTCTTGGTGCACTTGGCTGTGGCTGACCTCTGCTATGTGGCCATCCTGCCACTGCGGGCCACGTACCACTTAATGGGAGGCCACTGGCCATTCGGGGAAGTGCCTTGTCGGCTGGCAGGCTTCCTGTTCTATGTAAACATGTACGCCAGCCTTTACTTCCTGGCTTGTGTTGCAGGAGACCGGTACTTGGCCGTTGTACATGCTGTGCGCTCAATGAAGATTCGCTACGCACGTTATGCCCATATCGCCAGTGCTGCACTCTGGGTCCTGGTTACTGTGTCAATGGTGCCTTTGCTCGTCACCCAGCAGACAGCACAGGTAGACAACACCACCATTTGCCTGCAGCTGTACCGTGAGAAGACCTCTCGCCGTGCTCTGGTCTCCCTTGCTGTGGCCTTCACCCCACCCTTCCTCACCACCCTTGCATGCTACCTGCTGATTGCCCGCAGCCTGCAACAGGGAGTGCGGCTCGAATCAGAGCTTAAGACCAAGGCACTGCGCACCATTGGGCTGGTGCTGCTTATCTACCTGCTGTGCTTCCTGCCCTACCACGTCAGCCGTGCCACCTTCATCCTCTCTCACGGGCATCCCGGAGCCTCCTGCCAGGCCAGGAGAGGCCTGTTGTTGGGCAACAGGCTCACCTCCTCCCTGACCTGTCTTAATGGTGCTCTTGACCCACTGGTTTATCTCTTTGGCGCTGAGAAGTTCCGGGACAGTCTGAGACGGCTTCTCTGTGGGGAAAAGGCTGGGCAGTCAGTGGCTACCAATGGAGAAGGGAAGAGGACCCATGAGAGCTCATTGAGCGCTAAGTCTGAGTTCTGAAGAGAGGAGAGGCTGGTCCTCAACCCTAATGGAACATGTCCACTTCCACAGCCATATTTTGAGGGTGTGCCAAATGTAAATAACAATAATTGTCATGATGAAGTCAATAACTGTAGGCAGTTAccatttaaagctacagtagtaAGGGTTCATTTCAGTTCTGTCTGTTTGCTTTCTGTTGTCTAACAATTGCAAGTTGCCCATTGATCCTCAGTCTTCCTAAGACAGTATGTGGATGGCAGCCCTGAGGTGACATTGAAAatggccatttcaaattgaggGGAAAATGGGAAAAACACATCACTAGACACTTGTTTATACCGGTACAATAGCTTGGTCAGACCTACAGTATACAGCTATTCCAGAGTACGGTGTAACTCTTATCTGGGACCCATTCCTCATTCTTACAGGACTGCTTTTGAATGAAACaaatcttcattttatttttgatcgCTTTCTTAGCAtatagtaatattttttttaattaaaaaaaaaaaatctgaatgagAACATTCATTTACGATAAAAAACAATAGGCTCTGCTCAGGTGTtgtttaaatgtagttttttcgAAGTCTGTTTGAATGAATAAAATTAAGCTGGATATTTATGATATTATCTTTAGCGCCATCTATTTATGATGAAATTAAACCATCAATAGACCAGACCAGTTTTAGGAATCTCAAACTTGGTTTTAGTgctaaaaacatttgaaaaaccaTTGTTTAAAGAACTCATGAGCTAAAGGTTTGTGCATAAAGCCCAATGTTACATTGATCCTAGAACCCTAGACCTGTGTCCTTTAAGAACAGCTTAGTGCCTTCTTGCAAACCCACACTTAGAGCATCGCTAAAGACTTTGGATATGCACTAATAGACGATTCctgatatttaaaatgtgtccACCATAAAATTGTCATCATAATAAACTGCAGCCCACATTCCTAGtcccacaaacaaacacattttcttggGGTTCATATTTGgaaaatgtaatacattgtaacggaggaggctgtgtggtccagtggttaaagaaaagggcttgtaacctggaggtccccggttcaaatcccacctcagccactgactcgtgtgaccctgagcaagtcacttaacctccttgtgctccgtctttcgggtgagatgtaattgtaagtgactttgcagctgatgcatagttcacacaccctagtctctgtaagtcgccttggataaaggcatctgctaaataaatatataaataatgagTGTAATGCAGTCTTTGTGGTAGAATGTGATCAAATATTTTAACCGTTGCTTTGATTATAAGTCAGTTATACATTTTCACTATCTGCATGTAAACTTTGTGTAATTGTGGCACTCTTTGTTGGActtattaaaaaatgcatttaaaataaatgttcttcaGTAAGCAATACTGCCATTACTGTAATGTTGTAAAATTCTGACATTTACTGCAACGTGCAACATCAAATACTACAAGTAACaacattcatttacattttgGTGTACAAATTGTTGTACACCTAAAACATGTACAAAAataagttataataaataatCAGCCATATATAGTTGTTTATAGTTATTTAAGTAATAAAGCCAGCCCCATTTTCTTTTATAACTTTGCCCCTTTttagatatcacatctttatatgaCTCATCCCTTTACTTTTACTCACCtttttttgtataatacatgaaatagtttTGGTCACATAATAAGAAAAGAATCTGTGAAAAACAGCTCTCTAATGAACATAACAATAACTTTGTGATGTGCACTTTCTTTTGACAAATGCTCCCTTATTGTCTGTAACTCCATGATATCCCAAGGGTCCATTCCAAAGTCTGAATGATGCTGTTACAGATAAAACCGTTCTGTGGTCGTATGGGGTAAATGTAGATGATAATACTGCAGGTAGCTGGCTGTCCTTAAGCTCTCACCATGCAATGCAAACCAGAACGGCTGCATAGGAAAGCCAGTGAAAAGATTGTTCCTTTGTGGACACTTTAACTGTGACCAACTCAGTCATCTAATTTAGTTCCTTTCTCATGAATTCTGATGACCACAAATCAGAATTTTTAAATGCAACTATGTGGGGGTCCGATGCTTTTCAATGGGCCATTATACCCTATGAGGCGAGGCACTATTTTCACATCTCACCCATTTTGGAATGGAAAGGACTGTTAATAAGATCAGAAAGACGCATTTCTTTGTTGTGATTTTCTTTATACTATAGAATTCACTTTCATTGTGCAAATTCGTATATAAAAGGACTGAGTTTCTTTGTCGTAATGAAGGCTACcataatcgttttttttttcaattaattgtATGATTTTATTGTCTATTGTGATGTATTACTATATTCCTGATATAATTATGCTTTTTTCCATGAAGACAAACTCATTTACATCACACAATTCAGCTTATGGGACTACCCTAGCGACAGATAGGAtagtttatttctgtatgtgatATTTAAAAAGTttgatgctgccatctagtgactTCTATCAGCAATTGCAGCCGATGGTACGGGCCAATGATGTAGAGAACTGTTATTGTTAGCCGAGACTAAATAAACAGAAGCTGACTCAGGCTCTTAAAGATGACTCCTAACACTGACACAGATACATACAGCATATAACTTAGATCTCTGGACTAACTTCAAGAAAGGAGAAAAAGGTATGCAAGGTAGTTTTCATTTGGTTCTCTCCATAGGGTTGATGAATAGAAAGGGTTAAATGTAGGAAGCACTTACAGAAATGGCAAACAAGCAAGGGTCATTATGTACCACATTGctaaaataaaaggtgcagttcctgtcagtgatgtcaAATGACTGTACAGATAGTGCTGGTATATGTAAGAAAGGGGGAGTGACTGCAGTTTGTGGGCttgcaatataatacaatacaaatgtatttttatatagctcataaaagcttcaccccaaccgtgcAGTTATCCTATGCTGGTAGCAGCTGATGCAGCAGATCAGAATTCATGAACCGCAGAGAGTGACATGGCAGAGTAAGGAAACACAACAAGAGATTGTCTTAGAAGTGAATCAGAAGAAGAGATCTTGGAAGTGACAAATAGCACATTTCAAGCTAACAGTCAAGGGGGGACTTGCTTAGAAATGAGTCCCAAACTGAAACATGTTttagttttgtatgttttttttaactctttatggCCTGTTCAATGGTCACAATTATTAGTTCCAGTATTTGCTTGTTTTTGCAGTTTCTCTTGttcctttatttaatatattaaacatacattGCAACACAAACTCTGCATATTTGGTGAACTATCAATAAACATTATCCTGTGCCAGTACGGGGCAAATAGATTCATTAGCCATGAGGGCGAGTGGATGGAAAAGTTCATTACAAGCTCTGTATCTTTCTGTAAAATCTGAATCAGATGACTAACAGTGCATTTACTTAAAAAGTAATACTGAAATATCTGACCCTGGAATTCACACTGGTTGACGAGTGCATTTCTGCAATGTATGGCTTTTGTCAGTAAACAGTATAAACCAGCTGACTGAATTtgatttttctttaataaatgtcaAACTTTGCTATTAATGTGTAATCTGTTTCTGTTTATAAACATGTTCTAACATAACGTCAGGGACACGGTCCTGTGCCTGGTAACTGTCTCCCTGCATACTTGCAGTCTGCATTGCAGGGTTAAGCACTCGGTGAACAAAGAAACTGTAGAAGCTGTGTAGCCCTTGGTCCATTAAAATAGACTGGAACTACACCGGAAATACATCGGCTGGACCATAAGGGCAAACACCCacccacacagtacagtacatgctgtgTTTACAAGGAGGACGCTTTGCAAGGGATTTCTAGGGATCTTCAGCCATTTCTTGTGCTTTTTCCTTATGGGTCATAGAGTGCAACAATAAAGTTCCATGCTGCATTAATGCCATGTTACTTATCAAGTCCAGCTAATGCTTCAAGGTCACTGACACAGTCTGCACCATGATCCAGTAGAACTGCCAGCAAGGATGGGACAGAGTCATAGCCTGTCAAAGCACAGGCAGAAAAAAGGATGACATGACTACCTATTATTTTGAGTAGGGATGAATCTGTTATTGCTAAAGTTCAGCCACATTCTAAATAGCAGACCAGTAAAACAATACCATCCGTGTCTGCGTTTAGACTACAGCTCTTCTCTGTCTAACGAGAGCACACTTTCTATTCTGATCTACTGCATGCAAAATCATTCTTGTGTCTGTTCTTCATGGGTACAGTGTAGCTCTTGTGGTCTCCTTGCCATCTGCAGGATACATATTTTGGTGTGGCTTTAGAGCTCATTACTTGATACTGGTAACACCCTAGCTCAAGATTTGTCTATTCCAGACGTAGCTTGATCAGTGTTGTATGGTGGTGGCTCATGAACACTTTCTCCCCTTAAGCATGTGAGATTAGCCTTCTGGGTTTTCTGCATTGTCCCATCTTCATGGTAATGTTGGCACTGCAATAATAGGCTGAAAAAAGTCTTCATGATAACATCATCACGTGATTTTGCCATTGTCAGAGCTCTGCGGAAAACAATTAATAAcccaatatataatacatatacaattaATAACCCAATATATAATAGATATACCATTAATAATCCAATATTGATGTGTTTGGGTTTTCCGAATTAATGGTGACTTTTTTACATCCTGTTTAACCAGAGGGGTATCAGATGGTCAAGAGACAGTTAAGTTATTTTACTATGTTGACCACCAAATGGTTGTCATTTCATTGAGGCTTGAGTACAAGCCTGTTGTGTCATTCTCCCCACAATCTGAAAGGAGCACAGAGCAACGTTTGCATTTGTGCcggtgacagagagcgaatgaatcctagtcaacaatctccctcccgacctgtgagggcactgtataacaggaacagtgtgccccggactggatggtctggcagttcattccagggtcattcGGAAGCCAACCATCCAGGAAGGAGGCGGAATCGCACTGCCCGAAGTCATCACCCTAATGCagtacgcgatgtgtcagtcatggattggaggagacatgattgaactagctatcgcagggggcgtgactaagggtataacaggggatgtgatgatgtaatctgttcctttgttatggttatcaTAAGGACCGGTAAAGGAAACAGAGAGTTGGAAAACGTATCATGaatgttaaatgttttgtttgtctgtcaaaactaactgtctgtgtttgtcattgttaggcggctaacacgaaccgggagctgtcgctaccaGCCAGCACCAAGcctggactacactgcaccactgtcaCTATTATTGTCTTGCACTACAtctgcactaagagcactcacttcAGGAGAggtgactgtgtctgtgttgtgtgttattcttgttgtattatttcaggactgaaccccgtggattATATGTCGGtgatacacatcgctgtgtagaACCAGTACTATTATTTAACTGGCTGCAaactgggaaaataaataaaagaactgttttgaactgtgaacttttgtgtctgtcgttgtttGGAGCAtttgcatcacctgtacacctgtgcactgcaaaccactcgatCACAGTGCCTCATAAGCTAGTCCATACATCTGTCTGTAACCATGTTTTTCAGTTCTCCATCACCCCAAAGTGCTCGAAAGTCATAGAGATTGTTCACTGAACCTGTTGTTGTTCCATGGTTTGAACAGAAAAAATACTGCCCAAGATTGTTTGTCATGTCCTTGAATTTGCAGGTGGTGGTTTATATAGCCATATCAGCTGCTGTAACAGGAGAGCAGGCTGCAACTGTGTGTGTATCTTTCTTTCAGCAATAGGCACATTGATCCTAAATCAATGTCCACACAACAGGAATATGTAGGAAAGGGTGTCACGAGAAAGGAGCAGCAATAATATGCATGCCATTTCCTACAGGATCCTTTTCCCGTAGTTTTTCTGCATGGATTGAATATGGAGTTTTGTTTGATAATTTCACATAGCGAAAGATATATTGAGGGAAATGCTTAATTTATAGCTGTCACACAAGTTCACAGAGAAGTGAAGATGTGAACAATGATGTAAAGGAACGTGCTAGAAGTCAAGTACAGTGGTTGCCATTCAAAAGTTACTAATTGAATAATAGCAGTCACAGGGTCccagaaaaaaaatcctgtgtcaAAGTTGAATGCACCCAAATCAttgtataacatttttacatAGGGCAGACTGCATCCTGTCGGTATGCATTGATTGCTAAAGTACATTCCACTGTCTCAAATACGTTAAATAAGTGACAGTAATCTAATGTGCTCAATAAATACACTACATGCATCAAATTACTGatatttttgtgaaaaaaacTGAATAGAATGCATAAATCTTTAAACATGCACCCTCTCGTTTCTATTTAAATACCACTTTCTGCAAGTCGTAGCTACTGTAAAACTACAGAACTGTATAATAAACTGTGGAAATATACAACCAATTTAGATATTATTATCCTATGAGTAGATGGTATTAAAGGATTACTGTAAATTATGTTACATGTTATTATAGTAGAAGACgtgtgtcacacttcacacatttttccatttatctGGAGAAgcgcttatccagttgtcatgaacataacattattattgttaacattattcagctgtcCTTACTGAGCATATCAGTCTGGGATatatgagagtgtgtgtgtgtgtctgtctgtacattcgtccatctgtatgtcacactaacattgttccatatatctggagaattgcttatcaGATTGTGATTAACCATTTAATTGCGAACTCTTTTTCTATACTCTTCTCTAAACACTGCTGATATATGATGTCATGGGGGCGGTTATCCTTAGGGAATCTGATCTTGGATCCAGGCTCCGCTCCTGGTACATCTTGGGTTTTACTGAAAGGCTCAGAGTTGATCCTCAGCTCAGTTTTGGCTAAAGTTCCGATCCCGCTCCGATCTTGCTTCAGAACGAGATCAGACCCGGATCAGAGCTTGCGCGAATATTTTTAACAATGAGGAACGAGAAGTCCTTAATCTCATTTGTAGATGACATTTAAGATGACAGCATGTATTCTGGGACGGTCAACACCCTTTAGTTGTTTATAGCATGGAGTTGGCAGCTCGTGGAAATGTTGTGTCTGCACAGACACCATGGTTGCCCAGCACAAGGAGGAACATAAgaaaaggaggccattcggcccatctaagctcctCTGGTTCCTAGCAgccgattgatctcagaactttgtgaaGTTGAGTCTTTAGGATCAAAGTGATTctgtctcaacaacatgactaggtagctcaTTCCAAaccactctctctgtctccttccccaagtctgtctccacttcatttctaactgtgtcctctggtcctggtttttgCGCATACTACATTATGTATGTGTGGTTTATGTGCTGTGCTCAAAGTATTGGGTAGTGTTAaatatgtcaactccttttaacattttaaagattGAAATGATGTCCCccataattcttctttgttctgggctaaatagattcagttctttctttttttctaggcCAAGGATAGCCAACCAATGGTTCTTTAGTCATAATAACTAATTATAGCTGAAGTGTCTCGCTTTTTAAAATGAGTTAATGGGTTTCATTGTTGCAGTAAATGATACAGTTAATCTAACAAAAATCATATAATTCTTTAGGTTTTATTCATTGCAAAgattacacaaaaaaaaagacgAACAATGTCTCTTTAAACACGCAAGTCAATTTAAAATTGAGTGGGACAGGAGCCCAGGCGTCTGCCCATTATAACCACTTTGCCCTGTTACTAGAAGACAGGACACTCATAGCTCCATGCCCAGTGTATGATACTGTCTTTATTGTGTCAGCGTGGCTGAGCGGGACCTGGGTGTGCCACGCTGTCCAGGCTGCTACACTTTACTCTTTTGGCAGTGCTGCAGTGCATCTCCCAGAGCCTGCAGCACCAGGTCTGCGTTGGCCTTTGTGCAGTTGTATCCCATCAGCCCAACCCGCAGCACCTGCAAGGGAAACACACAGAGCACTCATAAACCCTGCAGCCTCTGCTTCTCTCACTGTATGAACTACTTGACTTGCACACTGTTACTACTATACAGATCTAATTGGgaaagaatgtttaaaaaatgcattgatttaGACTTCAAAATGACACTATTTACAGAAACAGATGATGTACTGCATAAAAACATTGAGCACTTGTTTAATGACCCTATGACCCATGCTCACTGCTTGTTGCTTCTACACAGTCAAGTATTTCAGATGTTCAGAGTTAGTGATGCTATGAAACACTAGTGTATAAGATAAACAAACGGCAAGGgaagtcattttaaaaatgaggTTTGGAAGCGACCCAAGAGGTTAGGAGAAAGCGTGTTATTCACCACAAACCAGATTTCTTTCAGCTGCCCTTGCAACAATGGGAAGGGACTCAATTGACACTTCTTGCATCTTATACAGCATACCTTAGCATAAATAGTTAAATGTTGCAGAACGCAGTAAatttagtcttagccaactggtAATTAATGAAACAACTGTTTGTGCcaataccatttttaaaaattcTCATTGCTACATGGGTTCAATGAAAACAAATCGGCAAGTGTTTCCATATCCAGCAGAATACTGATGCAAGGGTACTGGAGTGTGCAAGTCATTTCACTGTCAGAGACTTACTGGTGCACCCCCAGTGGTCATATTTATATTGGCTTCTTCACTGAAATCCATTCCTTGCTCAGGCCCCAAAGTTATACTCACCATCCCTACTGATGGACCGAGTCCCCCAGTAATCTCCATGCTGTAGTTCTTCATGATGTATGCTGTGATGTCCCTCCAGTCATAGCCCTCAGGTACTGCAATAGTGGTCACTGTCGGGAGTCTCAGATTCTGGCAGGGAAGCAGAAATATCGAAACTCATTACAGCACCTAATAATCGTTCAGTTTTGGTGAGTAACTCCAAGTAAATGTTTAACTTCACAATGCCTAAAGGTGCAACATTTCCATTCCTTTTATAACCTCTAGAAGGTCtcttttacaataacatttcagcGACACATTGATGGGAGACCAGTGAAAATGGTGCTTAAGCCAAATGGCTTTAACAATATAGCAAATAGTGTTTAAGGGACTTTTAGTATTTATTAATGACATATAATGCTGTTTTACAGTAATAGAACCCCAGTaggtctgtttttgtatttttgcttttttggtatttatttcaaGGTTGGAGTGCAGGAAAACAATGCAGACCAGGCCGCTGTCTTTTGTGGGTGGAAATGCTGTTTTATCTCGGAATCTATGGAACGTGCAGAGAGATGGATCAGGTCAAGAGGAAATCAATGTCTAGGGTTCAGAAGAGGCCAAAGCAGAAGTATATCACAGATATCAAAGGGTAGTTACCCACTGCAACTACAGAATAGAAGACTAATTGGGGCTAAGCCCTACACCACATATACAGAGGGCTGGACATCAGAAGAAATACccgccataacactgtcagt
The DNA window shown above is from Acipenser ruthenus chromosome 17, fAciRut3.2 maternal haplotype, whole genome shotgun sequence and carries:
- the gpr17 gene encoding uracil nucleotide/cysteinyl leukotriene receptor — its product is MNTSSMESASLLSNQSNESCSREPALENILFAGFYLVVFLLALIGNGLALLVFSRQRGPASPANVFLVHLAVADLCYVAILPLRATYHLMGGHWPFGEVPCRLAGFLFYVNMYASLYFLACVAGDRYLAVVHAVRSMKIRYARYAHIASAALWVLVTVSMVPLLVTQQTAQVDNTTICLQLYREKTSRRALVSLAVAFTPPFLTTLACYLLIARSLQQGVRLESELKTKALRTIGLVLLIYLLCFLPYHVSRATFILSHGHPGASCQARRGLLLGNRLTSSLTCLNGALDPLVYLFGAEKFRDSLRRLLCGEKAGQSVATNGEGKRTHESSLSAKSEF